From Kamptonema formosum PCC 6407, a single genomic window includes:
- a CDS encoding peptidoglycan D,D-transpeptidase FtsI family protein has translation MTYDSRFKRRRSLTSARPKSNQRPRSSVSRLPNSQPQNRLRKIDPKYRQQPPRERLQKRDKYRPYIVWGILMVSGLGLAANLFYLQVREAPILQKRAQQQQISRSRPFVPRRPIIDRKGEILALDRPVYTLWAHPKLFKQTKGTIAANLAPLLAGMGGGQTITEGVLLQKFNSAESGIKIADGLSEEMGDRVSNLLIEKQPVDGLELIQQQQRFYPQQELAAGVVGYVDSDRNGQAGVEYSQQNLLERTMPSIRYKRAVNGNWVPDQLAAGFVQFDDLQLQVTIDTRLQRVARSALKQQMEKFKGKRGAVIVMDARDGELLSLVSEPSYDPNQYFKFNLERFKNWALTDVYEPGSTFKPINIAIALEADAVKPETVFNDEGQIFVGGWPISNYDYRQAGPRGAVTVTEILQHSSNVGMVHIMQKVKASAYYNALERLGLGQTTDSDLPFEVPSQLKSREQFISSRVEAATTAFGQGFSLTALQLVQLCGALANGGKIVTPHVVRGLFSGDGQPFWELRRPAPRQVFSPEKTKEVLEMMEMVVKDGTGKAAQIPGYRIAGKTGTAQKANPTGGYSDYASIASFVGILPVESPRYVVLAVIDEPQGGTGGLVAAPVVKSVMEALIAVEKIPPAEVEKEEVKVAE, from the coding sequence ATGACTTACGACTCCCGCTTTAAACGCCGTCGATCGCTAACTTCTGCACGTCCAAAATCGAATCAGCGGCCTAGAAGTTCTGTTTCCCGCCTCCCCAACAGCCAGCCTCAGAACCGCCTTCGCAAAATAGATCCTAAATATCGTCAGCAACCGCCTAGAGAACGTTTACAAAAACGGGATAAGTACCGCCCTTACATTGTCTGGGGGATATTAATGGTGTCTGGGTTGGGATTGGCTGCAAATTTGTTTTACTTACAAGTTAGGGAAGCACCAATTTTGCAAAAACGGGCGCAACAGCAGCAAATCTCGCGATCGCGCCCCTTTGTACCGAGACGACCAATTATTGACCGCAAAGGGGAGATTTTAGCGCTAGACCGCCCAGTTTATACACTCTGGGCTCACCCGAAGCTATTCAAGCAGACGAAGGGAACGATCGCGGCTAATCTTGCGCCGCTGCTGGCGGGTATGGGCGGTGGACAGACGATTACTGAGGGCGTACTGCTACAAAAGTTTAATAGTGCTGAAAGCGGGATTAAAATTGCGGACGGATTAAGTGAGGAAATGGGCGATCGCGTCAGTAACTTGTTAATCGAGAAGCAACCAGTCGATGGCTTAGAACTGATTCAGCAACAACAGCGCTTTTACCCCCAGCAGGAACTCGCGGCTGGTGTTGTGGGCTATGTAGATAGCGATCGCAATGGTCAAGCCGGGGTAGAATACAGCCAGCAAAACTTGCTAGAGCGTACAATGCCGTCCATCCGTTATAAGCGGGCGGTTAATGGTAACTGGGTTCCAGATCAACTCGCCGCAGGATTTGTCCAGTTCGATGATTTGCAATTGCAAGTGACTATAGATACCCGTTTGCAACGGGTAGCGCGATCGGCCCTCAAGCAACAAATGGAGAAATTTAAGGGGAAGCGAGGGGCTGTAATTGTGATGGACGCGCGGGATGGGGAATTGCTATCGCTGGTATCCGAACCTTCCTATGACCCCAATCAATATTTTAAATTCAATCTGGAACGGTTTAAAAATTGGGCGCTAACTGATGTTTATGAACCGGGTTCGACTTTTAAACCGATTAATATTGCGATCGCCCTAGAAGCTGATGCAGTTAAACCCGAAACCGTTTTTAACGATGAAGGTCAGATTTTCGTGGGTGGCTGGCCGATTTCCAACTACGATTACAGACAAGCAGGCCCGCGTGGCGCTGTCACTGTCACTGAGATTTTGCAGCATTCCAGCAACGTCGGCATGGTACATATCATGCAGAAAGTCAAGGCTTCAGCTTATTACAATGCCCTCGAACGTTTAGGACTAGGACAAACCACAGATTCCGACTTACCTTTTGAAGTACCCAGTCAACTCAAAAGCCGAGAACAATTTATTAGTTCGCGAGTAGAAGCTGCAACTACCGCTTTTGGCCAGGGTTTTTCCCTAACTGCGCTGCAACTCGTACAACTGTGCGGCGCTTTGGCCAATGGCGGTAAAATCGTTACTCCTCACGTTGTGCGAGGACTTTTTAGCGGAGATGGACAGCCTTTTTGGGAACTTCGCAGGCCAGCGCCAAGGCAAGTATTTTCACCAGAGAAGACAAAAGAAGTGTTAGAAATGATGGAAATGGTTGTGAAAGATGGGACGGGAAAAGCCGCGCAAATTCCCGGTTATCGCATTGCTGGGAAAACGGGAACTGCTCAAAAAGCTAATCCTACTGGTGGTTATTCAGATTATGCTAGCATTGCTAGTTTTGTGGGAATTTTACCTGTTGAATCTCCCCGTTATGTGGTGTTAGCAGTGATTGATGAACCCCAGGGAGGAACGGGGGGTTTAGTGGCCGCACCTGTTGTCAAATCAGTGATGGAAGCTTTAATTGCTGTGGAGAAGATTCCGCCTGCGGAGGTTGAAAAGGAAGAAGTGAAAGTAGCAGAATAG
- the upp gene encoding uracil phosphoribosyltransferase, with protein MTAKVIVIDHPLVQHKLTLVRQTKISTAKFRQLLKEMGILLAYEVTRDLPLKYEKIQTPIASTIAPMLASEKKMVIVSIMRAGQGLLDGILELIPSARVGHIGLYREPTTLMAIEYYFKVPHDIEHRDVLIVDPMLATGNSAVAAVDRIKEVSAISIKFLCLLAAPEGIKHFHEQHPDVPIYTAAIDEGLDEHGYIVPGMGDAGDRLYGTK; from the coding sequence ATGACTGCAAAAGTTATCGTCATCGATCATCCATTAGTGCAGCACAAGTTGACGCTTGTGCGCCAAACAAAAATCAGTACGGCAAAATTTCGGCAACTTCTCAAGGAAATGGGAATCTTATTAGCTTATGAAGTAACGCGCGACTTGCCACTCAAATATGAGAAAATCCAAACTCCCATCGCCTCAACGATCGCTCCCATGCTAGCCTCGGAAAAGAAAATGGTAATTGTCTCTATTATGCGAGCAGGTCAGGGTCTTTTAGATGGTATATTAGAACTAATACCGTCAGCAAGAGTCGGACATATTGGGCTGTATCGTGAGCCTACAACTCTGATGGCAATTGAATATTATTTTAAGGTTCCCCACGATATCGAACACCGAGATGTGTTAATTGTCGATCCGATGTTAGCAACTGGTAATTCAGCGGTGGCGGCGGTGGATAGAATTAAAGAAGTTAGCGCCATTTCTATTAAGTTTTTATGCTTGCTCGCGGCACCGGAAGGGATTAAGCACTTCCACGAACAACACCCCGATGTGCCAATTTACACGGCGGCAATTGACGAAGGTTTAGACGAACACGGTTATATTGTACCGGGCATGGGAGATGCAGGCGATCGCCTTTACGGAACAAAGTGA
- a CDS encoding glutathione S-transferase family protein, with protein sequence MLLLQFSTSHYCRKARLALGYKGLPYQVENLTPGLHLLKIRPLTGGLTTVPVLLPQLEGQPAAIADSTQIFKFLESYCPSPPLLLPDPQLQAEAWMLEDWLDESIGTATRFVYYQFRAGPGKAIDPSVLSQIVIQAVRRQYRINQASVELATGRLASAIEFLGERWQKGPYLVGDRLSVADIAAAALLSPLALIPQYSQGYPWLFARIVEIHQLCREPLPPGLQTIVNAS encoded by the coding sequence ATGCTCTTACTGCAATTCAGTACATCTCACTACTGTCGCAAAGCTCGCTTGGCTCTGGGTTACAAGGGTCTACCTTACCAAGTTGAGAATTTGACTCCGGGGTTGCACTTGTTGAAAATCCGACCGCTGACGGGAGGTTTAACGACAGTACCAGTGCTCCTTCCTCAGTTAGAGGGTCAACCAGCCGCGATCGCAGACTCCACCCAAATTTTTAAATTTCTGGAGTCATACTGTCCCTCCCCTCCTCTGTTGCTCCCCGATCCCCAGCTACAAGCTGAGGCCTGGATGCTGGAAGACTGGCTTGATGAAAGCATCGGCACGGCAACTCGATTTGTTTACTATCAGTTTCGTGCAGGCCCAGGCAAAGCCATTGACCCGTCTGTGTTGAGTCAAATCGTCATCCAAGCAGTACGCAGACAGTACCGCATCAATCAAGCCTCGGTGGAACTGGCTACTGGCCGCCTTGCCAGTGCTATCGAGTTTCTAGGGGAGCGCTGGCAAAAAGGGCCCTATCTAGTTGGAGATCGTCTAAGTGTTGCCGATATTGCTGCGGCAGCCCTGCTATCTCCCTTAGCCCTGATTCCCCAATACAGCCAAGGCTATCCCTGGCTGTTCGCTCGTATTGTCGAAATTCACCAACTCTGCCGGGAACCTCTGCCCCCTGGATTACAAACCATTGTCAATGCGAGTTAA
- the glgB gene encoding 1,4-alpha-glucan branching enzyme: MPTSIPFEQIDRIVWNQHQDPFEVLGPHLIEQNGKKAWAVRAYLPNADAVSVVLPEARAEYPMQAVHHPHFFECTIETAELANYQFRVKEGDRDRFIYDPYAFRSPKLTEFDLHLFAEGNHHRIYEKLGAHLTEVDGVKGVYFAVWAPNARNVSLLGDFNSWDGRKHQMRKGQTGIWEIFIPGLDAGEHYKYEVKNMEGHPYEKSDPYGFQQEVRPKTASIVTDLDAYTWNDSGWMEHRRHTDALTQPVSVYECHLGSWLHANSAEPALLPNGKPEPVVQVSELNPGARFLTYRELAHKLIPYVKDLGYTHIELLPIAEHPFDGSWGYQVTGYFAPTSRYGNPQDFMYFVDQCHEHGIGVIVDWVPGHFPKDGHGLPFFDGTHLYEHADPRKGEHKEWGTLVFNYNRNEVRNFLVANALFWFDKYHIDGIRVDAVASMLYLDYCREPGEWVTNQYGGRENIEAAEFLRQTNHVIFSYFPGVLSIAEESTSWPMVSWPTYVGGLGFNLKWNMGWMHDMLDYFHMDPWFRQFHQNNITFSMWYNHSENFMLALSHDEVVHGKSNILGKMPGDDWQKFANVRALFAYMFAHPGKKTMFMGMEFAQWREWNVWGDLEWNLMQFPAHQGIKQFFTDLNHLYRTEPALYEQDFNQEGFEWIDCSDNRHSVVAFIRRSKDAEEFLVTVCNFTPQPHSHYRVGVPVAGFYTELFNTDAREYGGSNMGNLGGKWTDEWWFHNKSFSLDLCLPPLGVLVLKLDRAKTAAVMQGAFEE, translated from the coding sequence ATGCCCACGAGCATCCCCTTTGAACAGATTGACCGGATTGTTTGGAATCAGCACCAAGACCCCTTTGAAGTGCTCGGCCCACATCTAATTGAGCAGAATGGCAAAAAAGCCTGGGCGGTGCGAGCATACCTGCCAAACGCGGATGCAGTGTCGGTGGTGTTGCCGGAAGCAAGGGCAGAGTACCCGATGCAAGCAGTACACCACCCTCACTTTTTTGAATGTACAATTGAAACAGCAGAGTTAGCGAACTATCAGTTCCGAGTCAAAGAAGGCGATCGCGATCGCTTCATCTACGACCCCTACGCCTTCCGTTCTCCCAAACTGACAGAATTTGACCTCCACCTATTTGCCGAAGGCAACCACCACCGCATCTACGAAAAATTGGGTGCTCACCTAACTGAGGTAGATGGAGTCAAAGGAGTATACTTCGCAGTCTGGGCCCCCAATGCCCGCAACGTTTCATTATTGGGAGACTTCAACAGTTGGGACGGCCGCAAACACCAAATGCGGAAAGGGCAAACAGGCATCTGGGAAATATTTATTCCCGGTTTAGACGCAGGTGAGCACTACAAGTACGAAGTCAAAAATATGGAGGGGCATCCCTACGAAAAGTCAGACCCCTATGGCTTCCAGCAAGAAGTACGACCAAAAACAGCCTCAATTGTCACTGACTTAGACGCTTACACCTGGAACGATAGCGGTTGGATGGAACACCGCCGACACACAGATGCACTGACTCAGCCAGTTTCCGTTTACGAATGCCATCTAGGTTCTTGGCTACACGCGAACTCTGCCGAACCAGCCTTGTTACCCAATGGCAAACCAGAACCAGTGGTACAAGTTTCGGAACTAAATCCCGGAGCACGCTTTCTAACTTATCGGGAATTAGCCCACAAATTAATCCCCTATGTTAAGGATTTGGGCTATACCCATATAGAATTATTGCCGATCGCCGAACACCCCTTTGATGGCTCTTGGGGATATCAAGTGACGGGTTATTTTGCCCCGACTTCTCGCTACGGCAACCCTCAAGACTTCATGTATTTTGTTGACCAATGCCACGAACACGGCATTGGCGTAATTGTAGACTGGGTTCCCGGTCATTTCCCCAAAGACGGTCACGGTTTACCTTTCTTTGATGGCACGCACTTATACGAGCACGCCGATCCCCGCAAAGGCGAGCACAAAGAATGGGGAACACTGGTTTTTAACTACAACCGCAACGAAGTCCGGAATTTCTTAGTAGCAAATGCCCTGTTCTGGTTTGACAAATACCACATCGACGGCATTCGCGTGGATGCAGTAGCTTCAATGCTGTATTTAGATTATTGCCGCGAACCTGGGGAATGGGTGACAAACCAGTACGGGGGCCGAGAAAATATTGAAGCAGCGGAGTTTTTGCGGCAAACTAATCATGTAATTTTTAGCTATTTTCCAGGGGTATTATCGATCGCAGAGGAATCTACTTCTTGGCCGATGGTATCTTGGCCTACCTATGTGGGAGGTTTGGGCTTTAACCTCAAGTGGAATATGGGCTGGATGCACGATATGCTCGACTATTTCCACATGGACCCCTGGTTCCGCCAGTTCCACCAAAACAACATTACTTTCAGTATGTGGTACAACCACAGCGAGAATTTTATGTTGGCTTTATCGCACGACGAAGTGGTTCACGGAAAGAGTAATATTCTCGGCAAGATGCCAGGAGATGACTGGCAGAAGTTTGCTAATGTGCGGGCGTTATTTGCTTATATGTTCGCTCACCCTGGGAAGAAAACGATGTTTATGGGCATGGAGTTTGCCCAGTGGCGGGAGTGGAATGTCTGGGGGGATTTAGAATGGAATTTGATGCAATTCCCGGCTCACCAAGGAATCAAACAGTTTTTTACAGATTTGAATCATCTTTACCGCACTGAGCCAGCCCTTTATGAGCAGGATTTCAATCAAGAAGGGTTTGAATGGATTGATTGTAGCGATAATCGCCACAGCGTAGTCGCCTTTATTCGCCGCTCTAAGGATGCGGAAGAGTTTTTAGTCACGGTTTGCAATTTTACACCGCAACCTCACAGTCATTATCGGGTAGGCGTGCCTGTAGCGGGTTTCTATACGGAGTTGTTTAATACTGATGCTCGCGAGTATGGGGGCAGCAATATGGGGAATTTGGGCGGAAAATGGACGGATGAGTGGTGGTTCCACAATAAGTCTTTTTCACTGGATTTGTGTTTGCCACCTTTGGGAGTTTTGGTGTTGAAATTGGATCGAGCTAAGACGGCTGCTGTCATGCAGGGGGCTTTTGAGGAATGA
- a CDS encoding URC4/urg3 family protein, whose translation MKDVTAAEAICLRGCGQSQVQQIARDYQQMSVGAIANLAAVEDTKAKTTMKMNNLELEAIEYLRTPSTIREKCDRLFNLACEDKLRYFRIDLTQLDKAANYVIDVIREQYPDFNIPFHSRWRHFEVGEIPRMAELDKILAQLTPINKAKVKFDLAIISVLLDAGAGTNWEYSEQETGQVYRRSEGLAVASFRMFCQGIFSSNPDFPFQADAVALSQLKLQTLATGLQVNQNNHLVGLEGRLELLQRLGKVLSQNPLLFGNENPRPGNLAQYLHDSKRSGMMTIEAAEVLSAVLTGFGEIWPGRYTISGVNLGDVWSHPALQGQNLSDGYIPFHKLSQWLTYSLLEPLQELGLEVIALDELTGLPEYRNGGFCLDIGLLKVKDTAIFQQAHLPGSEIIVEWRALTAKLLDKIAELIRKKLNLTTAELPLVKILQGGTWTAGRKIAAELRVGGVPPIQIESDGTVF comes from the coding sequence GTGAAGGATGTCACGGCTGCTGAGGCAATTTGCCTGCGGGGATGTGGTCAAAGTCAAGTTCAACAAATTGCTAGAGACTATCAGCAAATGTCAGTCGGTGCGATCGCAAATCTGGCAGCAGTAGAGGATACTAAAGCTAAGACAACTATGAAGATGAACAATCTCGAACTTGAGGCCATCGAATACCTAAGAACACCAAGCACAATTCGGGAAAAGTGCGATCGCCTCTTCAATTTGGCTTGCGAAGACAAACTGCGTTATTTTCGCATTGATTTAACCCAATTAGACAAAGCCGCTAATTATGTCATTGACGTAATCCGCGAACAATATCCCGATTTTAACATCCCATTTCACAGCCGTTGGCGACATTTTGAAGTCGGGGAAATACCGCGTATGGCGGAACTAGATAAAATCTTAGCACAACTCACCCCAATTAATAAAGCTAAAGTCAAATTTGACTTAGCAATTATCAGCGTTTTACTCGATGCAGGTGCAGGTACAAATTGGGAATATAGCGAACAGGAAACCGGACAAGTTTATCGCCGTTCCGAAGGCTTAGCAGTTGCCAGTTTTCGGATGTTTTGTCAAGGCATTTTTTCTAGTAATCCCGATTTCCCTTTCCAAGCTGATGCTGTAGCACTTTCTCAGCTAAAATTACAGACATTAGCTACAGGATTACAAGTTAATCAAAATAATCATTTAGTTGGTTTAGAAGGTAGACTAGAATTGTTGCAAAGATTAGGAAAAGTTCTCAGCCAAAATCCTCTATTATTTGGGAATGAGAATCCGCGTCCTGGGAATTTAGCCCAATATTTGCATGATAGTAAACGCTCAGGAATGATGACGATCGAAGCTGCGGAAGTATTGAGCGCTGTTTTAACAGGTTTCGGAGAAATTTGGCCAGGAAGATATACCATTTCCGGTGTGAACTTAGGCGATGTTTGGTCACATCCAGCTTTACAGGGACAAAATTTAAGTGATGGCTATATACCCTTTCACAAACTTTCTCAATGGTTAACTTACTCCCTATTAGAACCGCTACAAGAACTTGGCTTAGAAGTAATTGCATTAGATGAATTAACAGGATTGCCAGAATATCGTAATGGTGGGTTTTGTTTAGATATTGGACTGCTAAAGGTAAAAGATACAGCTATTTTTCAACAAGCTCACTTGCCTGGTTCAGAAATCATAGTAGAATGGAGAGCGCTGACTGCCAAATTGTTAGATAAAATTGCCGAACTAATTCGGAAAAAGCTAAACTTAACTACCGCAGAATTGCCGCTAGTGAAGATTTTACAAGGAGGAACCTGGACTGCGGGAAGGAAAATTGCCGCTGAATTGAGAGTCGGTGGAGTGCCGCCAATTCAGATAGAAAGTGATGGTACTGTATTTTAA